In Oceanobacillus sp. FSL K6-2867, one DNA window encodes the following:
- a CDS encoding CAP domain-containing protein, with protein sequence MFKKVGITAALSTALLFGGAFTSTADASANQDQPTNPSYKVYYSVNGQKLSEGDVDGLVNKVLSGFEIDWNKVDWKSIPAKEQNQKQEQASEKEQAKTPAKQEKEQAEAPVKEKAPAKEEKQEKEQEAATPAQQPAQKEEQSNQNQQASQELSQFEQEVVDLTNQEREKHGLSALKVDTELSKVAREKSRDMATSNYFDHNSPKYGSPFDMMKNFGISYRTAGENIAKGQQTPEEVVNAWMNSEGHRANILNGEYTHIGVGYVEQGNHWTQQFIGK encoded by the coding sequence ATGTTTAAAAAAGTAGGAATAACTGCTGCTTTATCAACTGCGCTATTATTCGGCGGAGCATTTACATCTACTGCTGATGCGTCAGCAAACCAAGATCAACCAACAAATCCTTCATATAAAGTCTATTATTCAGTAAATGGACAAAAGCTTTCAGAAGGAGATGTCGATGGCCTTGTCAATAAGGTATTAAGTGGATTTGAGATTGATTGGAATAAGGTAGATTGGAAATCTATCCCTGCGAAAGAACAAAACCAAAAACAAGAGCAAGCTTCAGAAAAAGAACAAGCTAAGACACCAGCAAAACAAGAAAAAGAACAAGCTGAAGCACCGGTAAAAGAAAAAGCTCCAGCTAAAGAGGAAAAGCAAGAGAAAGAACAAGAAGCAGCAACACCTGCACAGCAACCAGCTCAAAAAGAAGAGCAATCAAACCAAAATCAGCAAGCTTCACAGGAATTAAGCCAGTTTGAACAAGAAGTTGTAGATTTAACAAACCAAGAAAGAGAAAAACATGGTTTAAGTGCATTGAAAGTGGACACAGAATTAAGCAAAGTAGCACGTGAAAAATCTCGTGATATGGCAACAAGCAACTACTTTGATCACAATAGCCCGAAATATGGTTCTCCATTTGATATGATGAAGAACTTCGGTATCTCTTACCGTACAGCTGGAGAGAACATTGCTAAAGGGCAACAAACTCCAGAAGAAGTTGTGAACGCGTGGATGAATAGTGAAGGTCACCGTGCAAACATCTTAAATGGTGAGTATACTCATATTGGAGTAGGTTATGTAGAGCAAGGCAACCACTGGACACAACAATTCATTGGCAAATAA
- the mreBH gene encoding rod-share determining protein MreBH: MFSNAEIGIDLGTANILVYSKTKGIVLNEPSVVAIDMETKRVVAVGAEAKEMVGKTPKNIIPIRPLRDGVIADYDVTAQMLKELLKKVSKKLGMSMRKPTVVVCTPSGSTTVERRAIHNAVTSYGAKHVHLIEEPVAAAIGADLPVDEPIANVVVDIGGGTSEVGIISFGGVVSCNSVRTAGDKMDDEIIQHIRKTYNILIGERTAENIKMEIGYAHPDHKEATMDIRGRDMVTGLPKTIEITSTEIYNAIKESLEQILEAIRATLEDCPPELSGDIVDHGIVLTGGGSLLNGMQEWLANEISVPVHMAPNPLESVAIGTGRALKMITKLQKAAK, encoded by the coding sequence ATGTTTTCAAATGCGGAAATCGGAATTGATCTTGGTACAGCGAATATACTTGTCTATTCAAAAACAAAAGGAATCGTTTTAAATGAGCCATCTGTTGTGGCAATCGATATGGAAACAAAGAGAGTTGTAGCAGTAGGTGCGGAAGCAAAAGAAATGGTCGGTAAAACACCAAAAAACATCATACCTATTCGTCCTTTAAGGGATGGGGTTATCGCTGACTATGATGTTACTGCTCAAATGCTGAAAGAACTGCTTAAAAAAGTAAGTAAAAAGCTTGGCATGTCCATGCGCAAGCCAACGGTTGTTGTTTGTACCCCTTCAGGCAGTACGACAGTGGAAAGACGTGCAATCCATAACGCTGTAACAAGCTATGGTGCGAAACATGTGCATTTAATTGAAGAACCTGTTGCCGCTGCAATTGGTGCAGATCTACCGGTCGATGAACCAATTGCTAATGTGGTCGTTGATATTGGTGGGGGAACATCTGAAGTTGGTATTATCTCTTTCGGCGGAGTTGTGTCTTGTAATTCAGTCCGAACTGCTGGAGACAAGATGGATGATGAAATTATTCAGCATATCCGCAAAACGTATAATATTTTAATTGGTGAACGCACTGCAGAAAATATCAAAATGGAAATCGGTTATGCTCATCCTGATCACAAGGAAGCTACAATGGACATTCGTGGTCGTGACATGGTAACTGGTTTGCCTAAAACGATTGAAATTACATCGACAGAAATTTATAATGCGATTAAAGAATCACTAGAGCAAATACTGGAAGCAATTCGCGCTACTTTAGAGGACTGTCCTCCTGAATTAAGTGGGGATATTGTCGATCATGGAATTGTCTTAACTGGCGGAGGTTCGCTTTTAAACGGAATGCAGGAATGGCTTGCTAATGAAATCAGTGTACCAGTTCATATGGCACCAAATCCATTGGAATCAGTAGCAATCGGTACCGGACGCGCTCTAAAAATGATTACAAAGCTTCAAAAAGCAGCGAAATAA
- a CDS encoding CoA transferase, with product MTGALSNIKILDLSRVLAGPYCSMILGDLGAEVIKVEAPGGSDETRGWGPPFQNDVSAYYLCANRNKKSITIDLKTKEGIEQIKKLITESDVIMNNFKTGTMERFGLDYESVTQLNPSIVYCSITGFGETGPYKDLPGYDFIIQAMSGLMSITGTEASGPQKMGIAITDILTGLYACIGIQASLLERSHSGKGQKLDLSLYDSAVSALVNIGSNYLMSGKIPSPLGNHHANIVPYQTFSTADGEMVIAVGNDNQFKKLCSLLNVPHLSSDQRFEKNADRVKHRDLLVTQLQKTFAAKPTTYWLEQCHANNIPCGPIQDLQAVSNDPQLHDREMFVDYEHPTAGSIKMIGSPLKLSRTPVAYNLHPPDAGEHNQEFHIDDKEIKNK from the coding sequence ATGACTGGTGCATTAAGCAACATTAAAATCCTTGATTTGTCCAGGGTGCTGGCAGGACCCTATTGCTCGATGATTCTTGGCGATCTTGGGGCAGAAGTAATCAAAGTCGAGGCACCGGGAGGAAGTGATGAAACACGCGGATGGGGACCCCCTTTTCAAAATGATGTCAGCGCTTACTACCTATGTGCTAATCGAAATAAAAAAAGCATTACCATTGATCTGAAAACAAAGGAAGGAATTGAACAGATAAAAAAATTAATAACAGAATCAGATGTTATTATGAACAATTTTAAAACCGGAACGATGGAACGTTTCGGACTTGATTATGAATCCGTCACACAATTGAATCCTTCCATCGTCTACTGCTCCATTACTGGCTTTGGCGAGACAGGACCATATAAGGATTTGCCAGGCTATGACTTTATCATTCAAGCGATGAGTGGATTAATGAGCATTACGGGCACAGAAGCATCCGGCCCACAGAAAATGGGGATTGCCATTACAGATATTTTAACTGGACTATACGCCTGTATCGGAATTCAAGCTTCATTGCTTGAACGCAGCCATTCAGGTAAAGGCCAAAAGCTGGATCTTTCACTATATGATTCAGCAGTAAGCGCTTTGGTTAATATCGGAAGTAATTATTTAATGTCTGGTAAAATACCTTCTCCTCTCGGCAACCATCATGCCAATATCGTTCCATATCAAACCTTTAGCACAGCTGATGGAGAAATGGTAATTGCTGTTGGTAATGATAATCAGTTTAAAAAGCTCTGCAGTCTATTAAATGTTCCTCATCTTAGCAGCGATCAGCGATTTGAGAAGAATGCAGACCGGGTAAAACATAGAGATTTACTTGTAACACAACTACAGAAAACCTTTGCAGCAAAGCCAACCACATATTGGTTAGAACAGTGTCATGCCAATAATATTCCATGTGGTCCAATTCAAGATTTACAAGCTGTAAGCAATGACCCGCAGCTGCATGATCGTGAAATGTTTGTAGATTACGAGCACCCAACAGCAGGTTCTATCAAAATGATTGGCAGTCCATTAAAACTTTCTCGCACACCCGTCGCTTATAACCTGCATCCTCCTGATGCCGGAGAACATAATCAGGAATTTCATATTGACGATAAGGAAATAAAAAATAAATAA
- a CDS encoding acyl-CoA dehydrogenase family protein — protein MNFEFNEEQKMLRETVRSFTDKEIMPYIDGWDREGKFDPTILTRLAELGLMGVCIPEAYGGSGMDYNALAIVCEELERGDTAFRTAVSVHTGLNSMTLLQWGTEQQKQKYLTPQAKGKKIGAFGLTEPGAGSDVAALQSTAVRDGDYYILNGQKTWISLCDIADHFIVFAYTGDRSKKHKAISAFIVERSWEGFSSKAIKGKHGIRSGNTGEIFFENIKVPKENLLGEEGEGFKIAMAALDNGRFTVAAGAVGQIMACLEASVKYCHERETFGKEIGKHQLVQQMIAKMEAGYQMSRLLVYRAGELKNHGKRNTRETSLAKWQACDFANQAADDAVQIHGAYGYSDEYPVERYLRNSKAPVIYEGTREIHTIMQAEYVLGYREDKQLNKMLPAWEGETEFV, from the coding sequence ATGAATTTCGAATTTAATGAAGAACAAAAAATGCTGCGTGAGACGGTAAGAAGCTTTACAGATAAAGAAATTATGCCATACATTGACGGGTGGGATCGAGAAGGAAAATTTGATCCAACAATATTGACGAGACTCGCAGAACTTGGACTAATGGGTGTCTGCATTCCTGAAGCATATGGCGGCAGCGGAATGGATTATAACGCATTAGCCATTGTTTGTGAGGAACTGGAACGGGGCGATACCGCCTTTCGTACAGCTGTTTCTGTGCATACTGGCTTAAATAGTATGACATTACTGCAATGGGGAACTGAGCAGCAAAAGCAAAAGTATCTTACTCCACAGGCAAAAGGAAAAAAAATTGGCGCATTTGGCCTAACAGAGCCCGGAGCAGGATCTGATGTCGCAGCATTACAATCGACAGCTGTACGGGATGGTGATTATTATATTCTAAACGGTCAGAAAACATGGATCTCCCTATGTGATATTGCTGATCATTTCATTGTATTTGCTTATACAGGTGATCGTTCTAAAAAGCATAAAGCTATTTCCGCTTTTATTGTTGAACGTTCATGGGAAGGCTTTTCATCGAAGGCAATTAAAGGCAAACACGGTATCCGCTCCGGTAATACAGGCGAAATATTCTTCGAAAACATCAAAGTACCAAAAGAAAACCTGCTTGGAGAAGAAGGAGAAGGCTTTAAAATTGCCATGGCAGCATTAGATAATGGGCGCTTTACAGTTGCAGCCGGTGCTGTCGGACAAATAATGGCTTGTCTGGAGGCTTCCGTAAAATATTGTCATGAACGGGAAACGTTTGGCAAAGAGATTGGCAAACATCAGCTCGTTCAGCAAATGATTGCGAAGATGGAAGCTGGCTATCAAATGAGTCGTTTGCTTGTTTATCGTGCAGGTGAGCTTAAAAACCATGGAAAACGTAACACAAGAGAAACTTCCCTCGCAAAATGGCAAGCTTGTGACTTCGCTAATCAAGCAGCAGATGATGCCGTACAAATTCACGGTGCTTATGGCTATTCCGATGAATATCCAGTAGAACGCTATTTACGAAATTCGAAAGCTCCTGTCATTTATGAAGGAACCCGCGAGATTCATACTATTATGCAGGCAGAGTATGTATTAGGCTATCGGGAAGATAAGCAGCTGAATAAAATGCTCCCCGCTTGGGAAGGCGAAACAGAGTTCGTTTAA
- a CDS encoding DUF4183 domain-containing protein, translating to MALQLMKLFVSASTDTEVTPAVEKFFYVTAADTEPESTLTIDAADFFDDLGAEVVELPVLVDNNSYYHVYINGVLQMQDISTYTPGATGVGSLSIDVPAGPDSILTGTPIVLEIVNFDTTSTTDITT from the coding sequence ATGGCATTGCAGCTTATGAAATTATTTGTTTCTGCATCAACAGACACAGAGGTCACGCCAGCGGTTGAAAAGTTTTTTTATGTAACAGCAGCTGACACTGAACCTGAAAGCACATTAACAATAGATGCTGCTGATTTCTTTGATGATCTTGGTGCTGAAGTCGTTGAACTCCCAGTGTTAGTAGATAATAACAGTTACTATCACGTATATATTAATGGTGTACTGCAAATGCAGGACATTTCAACTTATACTCCTGGAGCAACGGGGGTTGGATCACTTAGTATTGATGTGCCTGCCGGTCCTGATTCCATATTAACAGGAACACCAATCGTACTGGAAATAGTCAACTTCGATACGACTTCTACTACTGATATTACAACATAA
- a CDS encoding DUF4183 domain-containing protein: MVNTSSEFRIKIPIKAAKKINKVDTYQYNALADGESLQYTNKDELKQYGERGILDPKTVSYVNLFINGVLQPPVTYEIQEGILRLKTSDVPPKGTPIILQFITIYQ; this comes from the coding sequence ATGGTGAATACAAGTTCTGAGTTTCGTATTAAAATCCCTATCAAAGCTGCTAAGAAAATCAATAAAGTGGATACTTATCAATATAATGCATTGGCTGATGGGGAAAGTCTTCAATATACAAATAAGGACGAATTAAAACAATATGGTGAACGCGGTATATTAGATCCAAAGACGGTATCCTATGTAAATCTATTTATTAATGGCGTATTGCAGCCGCCAGTTACCTATGAGATTCAGGAAGGAATATTACGATTAAAAACAAGTGATGTACCTCCAAAAGGGACTCCTATCATACTGCAATTTATTACGATTTATCAATAA
- a CDS encoding DUF3870 domain-containing protein: MNTIFIAGHARLPAGMAAKSIYDTLTITAEIDKKYGVIVAANCTLATEHGREFVQQLLRGYSLQDGIDKPIETVRQHYLGKAGNALASALNDLYKQYVNYIEV, from the coding sequence GTGAATACCATATTTATTGCAGGACACGCAAGACTACCAGCAGGTATGGCGGCCAAAAGCATTTATGACACATTAACCATTACAGCAGAAATTGATAAAAAATATGGTGTTATCGTAGCTGCAAACTGTACATTAGCCACGGAGCATGGGAGAGAATTTGTTCAGCAATTACTAAGGGGCTACAGCTTGCAGGATGGGATTGATAAACCAATTGAAACGGTAAGACAGCATTACTTAGGGAAAGCAGGCAATGCTCTCGCCTCTGCCTTAAATGATTTGTATAAACAATATGTGAATTATATAGAGGTATAA
- a CDS encoding saccharopine dehydrogenase C-terminal domain-containing protein, with protein sequence MKIGVLGSGLMGKEAVRDLVSSPGVANVGLADIDIERARLVCKQLDSKKLKAYQVNAGNREELAAFIRKFDVVINALFYSFNEIVAKTAIEVGVSSVDLGGHIGHMTDKVLGLADDAKTAQVTLIPDLGVAPGMINILSGYGASKLDQVKSIKLYVGGIPVKPDPPIEYNHVFSMEGVFDHYTDPSLIIRNGIKQEIPSLTEVEPIYFERFGPLEAFHTSGGTSTLSLSFPDIETLEYKTIRYPGHAEKFKLLVDLNLTKLDYEVEVNSQMIRPRDVFLKVLDPIVELGEKDDAVLLRVMVSGEKDGTEAAYTYEMTTYKDRKTNVTAMAQATANTISVVAQMIGDGTIAKKGVYPPEQIVPGQTYIEAMKKRGVNILETATIKEKGSVKIK encoded by the coding sequence ATGAAAATAGGTGTATTAGGTTCAGGCTTGATGGGAAAAGAAGCAGTACGTGATTTGGTGTCAAGTCCTGGCGTGGCAAACGTCGGACTTGCAGATATTGATATCGAGCGGGCGCGACTCGTATGCAAGCAGCTGGATTCAAAGAAATTAAAGGCCTATCAAGTAAATGCGGGCAATAGAGAGGAGCTTGCAGCATTTATTCGTAAGTTTGATGTGGTTATAAATGCATTGTTCTATTCGTTTAATGAAATCGTTGCTAAAACTGCAATTGAGGTAGGGGTCAGTTCAGTAGATTTAGGCGGGCATATTGGGCATATGACAGATAAAGTGCTGGGGCTTGCAGATGACGCGAAAACTGCTCAGGTTACCCTCATTCCAGATCTTGGAGTAGCTCCTGGGATGATCAATATTTTATCAGGCTATGGTGCAAGCAAGCTTGATCAAGTAAAGTCGATTAAATTATATGTTGGTGGAATTCCTGTAAAGCCAGATCCTCCAATTGAATATAATCATGTATTCTCAATGGAAGGGGTTTTCGATCATTATACAGATCCTTCCCTCATTATTCGTAATGGTATCAAGCAGGAAATTCCTTCACTAACAGAGGTAGAGCCAATTTATTTTGAACGGTTTGGTCCGTTGGAAGCTTTTCATACATCGGGAGGTACATCAACGCTCTCTTTATCCTTTCCAGATATTGAAACACTTGAGTACAAGACAATTCGTTATCCAGGTCATGCGGAAAAATTTAAGCTGCTTGTTGATTTAAATTTAACCAAGTTAGATTATGAGGTAGAGGTTAATAGTCAGATGATTCGACCTCGTGATGTTTTTCTGAAGGTGCTTGACCCGATTGTTGAGTTAGGTGAAAAGGATGATGCTGTCCTATTAAGGGTAATGGTATCCGGTGAAAAAGATGGAACAGAAGCCGCCTACACATATGAGATGACAACATATAAGGACCGGAAAACGAATGTAACAGCGATGGCCCAAGCGACTGCCAATACCATTTCAGTTGTTGCCCAGATGATTGGTGATGGAACAATTGCAAAAAAAGGAGTATACCCGCCAGAACAGATTGTCCCTGGTCAAACGTATATCGAAGCGATGAAGAAACGCGGTGTAAACATCTTGGAAACGGCAACCATCAAAGAAAAGGGATCAGTAAAAATAAAATAA
- a CDS encoding aldehyde dehydrogenase family protein: protein MTALLLEVEKLRNFINGKWSEVNNVQAVINPATGEEIVQVPLSTKEMVNEAAAAAKAAQKEWALVPAPQRAEVLYRVGYIMKERKERLSQLLTMENGKVIEEARGEVQEGIDMAFYMAGEGRRLFGQTTPAELKDKFAMSQRAPVGVVGIITPWNFPIAIATWKSFPAIVAGNAVIWKPATETPIMAYELAKIFEEAGLPEGIINVVFGSGSIVGDAMVHHEDIRVISFTGSNDTGRNIASECGKLLKKVSLEMGGKNAVIVMEDADLDLAVEGILWSAFGTSGQRCTACSRVIIHEKVKRALEERLLAAMNKLTIGNGLDESIKVGPIINQSGIDKIKQYIGIGREEGARLLAGGYELTEDSHKNGYYFAPTLFTNATADMRIAQEEIFGPVVSIIPVASFEEAIEVNNGVTYGLSSSIFTNDVNRVFKAQRDLDTGIVYVNAGTTGAEIHLPFGGTKGTGNGHRDSGIQALDVFTEWKAIYVDYSGKLQRAQIDVES from the coding sequence ATGACAGCGCTATTATTAGAGGTTGAAAAGCTTCGTAACTTTATTAATGGAAAATGGTCCGAAGTAAATAATGTCCAGGCAGTGATTAATCCGGCAACAGGGGAAGAAATTGTGCAAGTGCCTTTATCAACGAAAGAAATGGTGAACGAAGCGGCGGCTGCTGCCAAAGCTGCGCAGAAAGAATGGGCGCTTGTCCCTGCACCACAGCGTGCAGAAGTGCTATACCGTGTTGGCTACATTATGAAAGAGCGTAAAGAAAGACTGTCACAGCTTTTGACAATGGAAAACGGGAAAGTAATTGAAGAAGCACGAGGAGAGGTTCAAGAGGGAATTGATATGGCATTTTACATGGCCGGAGAGGGACGGCGCTTATTCGGTCAGACAACACCTGCTGAATTAAAAGATAAATTTGCGATGAGTCAGCGTGCCCCAGTAGGAGTTGTCGGGATTATTACACCGTGGAATTTTCCGATTGCAATTGCCACATGGAAGTCATTTCCTGCAATTGTGGCAGGAAATGCGGTCATTTGGAAACCAGCTACGGAAACACCAATCATGGCATATGAGCTCGCTAAAATTTTTGAGGAAGCTGGTCTGCCTGAAGGGATTATTAATGTTGTGTTTGGTTCGGGATCAATCGTTGGTGACGCAATGGTCCATCATGAGGATATTCGTGTAATTTCTTTTACAGGATCCAATGATACTGGGAGAAATATTGCAAGTGAATGCGGAAAGCTATTAAAGAAGGTTTCCTTAGAAATGGGCGGAAAGAATGCTGTAATCGTCATGGAAGATGCCGATTTGGATCTTGCAGTCGAAGGAATACTTTGGAGTGCTTTTGGCACGAGCGGCCAGCGCTGTACAGCATGCAGCCGGGTTATTATACATGAAAAGGTAAAGCGTGCTTTAGAAGAAAGGCTGCTTGCTGCAATGAATAAGCTGACCATCGGCAATGGACTTGATGAATCGATCAAAGTGGGACCGATTATTAATCAATCCGGCATTGATAAAATAAAGCAATATATCGGAATTGGCAGGGAAGAAGGGGCCAGGCTGCTTGCAGGTGGTTATGAGCTGACAGAGGATTCGCATAAAAATGGCTATTACTTTGCTCCGACACTGTTTACGAATGCTACGGCAGATATGCGGATTGCACAGGAAGAAATTTTCGGTCCAGTTGTTTCGATTATCCCCGTTGCGAGCTTTGAAGAAGCAATTGAAGTAAATAATGGTGTGACATATGGACTGTCCAGCTCGATTTTTACAAATGATGTGAACCGTGTTTTTAAAGCGCAGCGAGATTTGGATACTGGGATCGTCTATGTGAATGCAGGGACGACTGGAGCAGAAATTCACTTGCCGTTTGGAGGAACAAAAGGGACCGGGAACGGTCACCGGGATTCCGGAATCCAAGCATTGGATGTTTTTACAGAATGGAAGGCAATTTACGTGGATTACAGTGGAAAATTACAACGCGCACAAATCGATGTAGAATCATAA
- the kynU gene encoding kynureninase codes for MMYSRQYAQQLDQEDCLKHFRTEFYIPNDAIYVDGNSLGLLSKRAEHFVIEVMSDWKIHAIDGWTDGNYPWFYLAEKLGKMSANLVGAKQKEVIITGSTTTNLHQLTASFYHPKGTRTKILADALNFPSDIYALKSQLVRNGFNPQTHLVQVPSTDGNTLKTEDIIDCMTNEIALIVLPSVLYRSGQILDMQRITKEARKRGILIGFDLCHSIGAIPHSLSQWGADFAFWCTYKHLNGGPGSVGGLYVNQNHFGKTPGLAGWFSSSKEKQFDMEHELTPANHAGAYQIGTPHVLSMAPLLGSLEMFEEAGIENVRKKSLRLTAYLMDLIESELASYSFSIANPRQDHERGGHVLLLHPEAARICKALKANGIIPDFRNPNGIRIAPVALYNTFEEIWQMVQLLKNIMEKESYKNYENKRGVIA; via the coding sequence ATGATGTATTCACGTCAATATGCACAGCAATTGGATCAAGAGGATTGCCTGAAACATTTTCGAACTGAATTCTACATACCGAACGATGCAATTTATGTTGATGGCAATTCCCTCGGACTATTATCAAAACGGGCTGAGCATTTTGTAATTGAAGTCATGAGTGATTGGAAAATTCATGCTATTGATGGTTGGACAGATGGTAATTATCCCTGGTTTTATTTAGCCGAAAAGCTCGGTAAAATGTCAGCGAACCTTGTTGGCGCAAAGCAAAAGGAAGTGATCATTACTGGTTCAACGACAACTAATCTTCATCAGCTGACAGCAAGCTTCTATCACCCAAAAGGTACAAGAACCAAAATTCTTGCGGACGCATTGAATTTCCCTTCTGATATTTATGCATTAAAAAGTCAATTAGTACGAAATGGATTTAATCCTCAAACTCATCTCGTCCAAGTTCCGAGTACTGATGGCAATACATTGAAAACAGAAGATATTATCGATTGCATGACAAACGAAATCGCATTAATTGTACTGCCCAGTGTCCTCTATCGCAGTGGCCAAATTTTAGATATGCAAAGGATAACAAAAGAAGCTCGCAAACGAGGAATTCTTATTGGCTTTGATCTATGCCATTCGATTGGTGCAATTCCTCATAGTCTATCGCAATGGGGTGCTGACTTTGCTTTTTGGTGTACGTATAAGCATTTAAATGGAGGCCCTGGAAGTGTTGGAGGATTGTATGTTAATCAAAATCATTTCGGCAAAACACCAGGACTTGCGGGATGGTTTAGTTCTTCCAAGGAAAAGCAATTTGATATGGAGCATGAATTAACCCCTGCAAACCATGCGGGCGCCTATCAAATCGGAACGCCACATGTATTGAGTATGGCACCATTACTCGGCTCCCTAGAAATGTTTGAGGAAGCCGGCATTGAAAATGTCCGCAAAAAATCGTTACGGCTAACTGCGTACTTAATGGACTTGATTGAAAGCGAATTGGCCTCATATTCCTTTTCCATCGCAAATCCTAGGCAAGATCATGAGCGAGGTGGACACGTTTTATTGCTGCATCCAGAAGCAGCACGAATTTGCAAAGCATTAAAAGCAAATGGCATTATTCCTGACTTTCGCAATCCAAATGGAATACGGATTGCCCCTGTTGCCTTATACAATACGTTTGAAGAAATATGGCAAATGGTGCAACTCTTAAAAAACATTATGGAGAAGGAAAGCTATAAAAACTATGAAAATAAACGAGGTGTAATTGCATGA